Genomic DNA from Acetilactobacillus jinshanensis:
TCGTAACCCACAAACTGGTAAGCCATTACAGATTCCAGCACGTGACGTTCCAGCATTTAAGGCTGGCATGGGCTTAAAGAACGCTGTTAATAAATAATCGTTTATGAAATAAGCTATATCTAGTGATGAGCGTTGATATTAATGTATCAACGCCTTTTTTGTATACAAAATACAATCTAAGTCTGTTATTTATAATGAAGTGCTTGGTAATTTATTGCGGAATAGTTCCTGGGCAAGTTGCTACCATTCAGGATAATTCTTAAATATAATGAAAACACTAATGAGTTATTTTGAAATAAAAGGTCTTAATATCCATGAACGAACCAAGTAAATTATTCTTATTATTTCTTAAATCAATTAATGCCCAGAAATTACTTTACGGTAGTCATACCTGGCAAAAAGAATTTTATGTCTTCTCGATTATGACGTGGGATGCTAAATATCATATGTCCAGCGCTAAAGTGGGTACACCTAAACAAATTCTGAATATCTTAAAACGGGACGTTCAGAATGAAGCGTTCTTCAGTAATTCTAAAGATGCAAGCCTTAGGAATGGCGCAACCAAAGTATTACCAAGTGAAAAACAAGATGTAGATGAATTAAAAAAGTCTGATCCCACTAATTTATGGGTGATAAGTTTTAATGATGAGCATATCGGGCCCAGTGAATTACACGAATTCAATCATCAAGATTTAGTGGAATATGAGATTTATCTTCGTAAACTGCAAAAAGAAAAAGCTAAGATAGCTAGACCCAAGCCAGAATCAACTAAACTGAATCTGCCAACTCAAATTTACAATAAATTAATTAATATTGTCAGAGATCGAATCCCAAATGATCATTTAATTGACTGCCAAGATACGTCGGTTGGTGCAATTAACGACTTAATTCTAGGCTGTCAGCGTTACATTAAATATTACCAGAAACGCCAGATTAGACGGACATTGTATGATTATACGAACGTCAACATTGAATTATACGGACTCCAGCATATTCTAATGTGTTTAAAACGTTTAAATCACGCTCGGGTTCAAAATATTTACGAAGTCAACTGGAAAGCGTTAACCATTAAACCGTTAACGATTAACGATTTAAAGCATTATCTAAATCTTAATGATGATACTGTCCACAAATTTATTCAATGGATTCATGGTTCTAAAGTGGCTAAACAAGATGTGATGACTAATTTAAGTAGATTTAACTGAATAATATAATATACAAATAGGCGTTGATATTAATTTATCAACGTCTTTTTTGTGCATTGTTAGCATGAGACACATTTTTCAATAATGTCTCATAAAAGCATTCTTCACAAGCTTTGCTTTATCGCTAAATTTACTTACATGAACTACTCGGCACTAAAGTACCGAGTTTCTAACTCAGCACCCTAAGTCTGTTCTTGGGAACGCCCGTGCTTATTCAGTACACAACTGTAGCGAAGTGTATTGAACAGAGGTAGAGTTGTTTGCCATGGCTTGTTCCAAGCCTAAATGCAGTATGTTAATACTGGCGTTCACATCTCTGTCTTGTTTAGTATGGCAATACGGACAAACAAAGCTACGAATGTTTAATGGCTTAGCACCCGTATTTTTGCCACAAGTATGACAAATTCTACTAGTATTCTTAGGATTAACTAACTCTAGATGCTTGCCATACCATGCACACTTATAAGTCAGTAATGTCCTAAATCGATACCATGAAGCACAAGCGATGGCTCGAGCTAACTTGTGGTTATGTTGCATATCGGAGACCTTTAGGTCTTCAATTGCTATGAAATCATAGTGCTTAACTAGCCATGTGGTTAAAAATTGTAAGTAATTGACTCGCTGATTTCTAATGTGATGATTAATTTTGGCTACTTCGTGTTTAGCTTTCTGATAGTTATGATATTCAACTAATGTCTTAACGTGATGGTTAGGCATCTTCTTTTGGAGATGTTTATTATATCTAATATCTTTGATTGCGCCATGTCTACGACGTGCTGACTTAATTTGCCACTTATGCTTTTTAGCTTCATTTGCTTTACTGTAATACTTAAAATTCCATTTCATGCCATTCGACAAAATAGCTAGGTCATCTAGTCCTACATCGATTCCGATTGCTTGGTCGGTCTTAGGTAATTGTACTTGGC
This window encodes:
- a CDS encoding transposase yields the protein MLITKGIKAKLYPNHDQRAWLSQQFGDIRFVWNHFLAIEKGKWNRAKLYKMAKKAIPKPLKFPRKYDLYNQLKSLKKKYKWLAYSDSRSLQCELGILYQSYQNLFQHRAKAPKFKSRKYFKQSYRTTSIPKQIGKSHVLKLAKLGYIRVRFNEPLVGKIKQVTVTHDSTGDYSASLTVEYESQVQLPKTDQAIGIDVGLDDLAILSNGMKWNFKYYSKANEAKKHKWQIKSARRRHGAIKDIRYNKHLQKKMPNHHVKTLVEYHNYQKAKHEVAKINHHIRNQRVNYLQFLTTWLVKHYDFIAIEDLKVSDMQHNHKLARAIACASWYRFRTLLTYKCAWYGKHLELVNPKNTSRICHTCGKNTGAKPLNIRSFVCPYCHTKQDRDVNASINILHLGLEQAMANNSTSVQYTSLQLCTE